ACGACGGCTAAGGGGGGagagaaatggaagaaaagaaaaacggctCACTCTCGTATCCccgaaatcaaaaataaagGACGGGTGCaaagatgatttttttttttttttttgcttatttgtttgtttgtactttttttttttttgctttattttgtttttgtttaacgTAGAGAAGAAAGTATTCAAATAACAATGATCAAACTCATAGGAGGAATTACTGGAAAACGAAAGGAAATGAAAGAGAGCAGGATCGCAATCAAATTAGAAGCTAGAAGCTAAACGGAGTTGGGATGGGCCAATTAGACGAGGGAGAGGGAGGGATTTCACCATTTGTCTCGCAAAAAACGCAAACGAGAGAAACCAATCTAAGAGaggttttctttctctcgatAAACGATACCCTTCGTCCTCCACGACTAGACGGCTGGAACATCAACAAACAGAAAATCAAGAGTCAAAATGAAACATACATACACActtggagaaaaaagagaaaaaaaaaaaaaaaaaaaaaaaaaaagagagaaaaaagaaagacgaagAAAGTCACACACACAACCAAGCACGCACATAGGCGACGTCGGGATGTCCTTCGCGATTCGCGTTGGACGTGTCGTCACTGATTTCACAGGCGATTCTAGTATTTAGGGTGCCCGATTTGGACGCGCGCGCACACGGTGCACTCAAGTTCGGTCTGACGAGCGAGTCACACTATTCACACACAAGTAAGATTCCGATCACAAAGTTTGCCGCTCAAATCCGAGAAGCAGCGAGTCTGAATGCCGATTTTCCCCCGAAATTCTTCACTTCACTCCAACGTGTACACACGAATACTCGATTGAAGCGCTAGACCGCCATTACTACCGACGCCacgttgctgttgctgttcaTCCAACTTTCGTTCAATTCGCTTCCAAGCTGCAatgcaatttgttttaaaaaaatatatatacgcGCGTCATTAGGAAATCAAAAGCAGATGCTTAAATGTAGGAAAACCGGCGCCATACCTTGACTGATGAAGTCAACTATTTCGTACGATCGTCGAGAAACGGGAGGATTGAGCAGTTCCGGTCGTTCGCGATAACGAGACGCGAAATCGACAGCAGTGGGTGTGGTGGCCATCTCGGGAGAGGACGACAGAGGAGTCGAAGTCGGCGGGAAGAACTCGGTCTCTAGTTTGGTCTCCGAGCTTGGTTCTGGGGAGAACGATACCATAATCGGTTCCGTGTATGCCTCTGGCGAACTTAGAAGGCTCGACTGAGTTTCTTTTGGCGGCTGAGGCGGCGTGGACGGTTGTACTGAGAGAGCCAACAGCTGTTCGTTTAACTCAAACCCAAATGTCACGTCAACTTGGGTGCTGGAACTCGATCCGACAATCACGACTGGTGGAGTCTCGACGCTCGGTGAGGCGGGTGGTAGGGAGGCGGCTCTTCGCAGAGGGACACCTATCATAACGGAAAACATGACCAAAATTAGAAACCACGCGGTACTACGCAAGTTGTGATGCAGACATACCTGAAAGGGTTGATCTGGGCGCTACTCTGTTGCAAGGCACGTTGGCCGCAGCGGTAAATGTCGCGGCAGGGGCAACAAGATCAGTCAAAGGAGCAGGACCAAGTGGATTTGTTCCGACAATTTGGATTGCAGCATTGGTGGCACACTGTTGTTTGACATCGATAGGCTGACTAGACTCAGCAAGGAACACTACGTCACTCTTGGTGTGGTGTTGTTGTTCAGACCGCATAATATCGGCGTAAGAAATTGAGTTCCCCGACGGAGGAGGTTGTTGATACAAGGGCGGGTGAGGGAAAAGAGGCGCCGAAGGCTGGACGGGCAAGGAATGAACACTGTCACCTCCATCAGAATCCAAATCTGACGGTTCAGAGGGTGGAACGCTCGCAACCATTTTCTTGGCCGCTTCATTGCTGCCGCCGAGTCCGTTTCCAACTGTGCCTCCGCTAATCTGAATGGCGACTTGGCTTCCTGATGCATTACCAGGTGGTTGACGAGGAGGACGCATCATCACTGAAGGAGACGAAGCGTTGTAAAACAGGTTCATGTGAGACTGCTCTAGCAACTCCTTGGTCTTATTGCCGGTAGTTGAGTTTGAAAGTGAGTTACGCTTCTTGCGACGCTGCCTCTTCGTCACGGTTTGAAAGTCGGCGGCTGCTGCCGCAACGGCAGCTTCGAGCTCTTCAACGCCTTCTGCTTTGGCTCTGAAAATGTAGTCATCATCTTTCCTAACAGGGGAGTTGACAGAGTCGCCGCCTGCCGTATCAGAGTCTTCCGAATCTTCTTGGTTTGGATTGGTTTGACGATGAAGCAACTTAGAACTCTTCTTCTCCTTTGGTTTCATTTTGGAAGACGATTCTTTCACCAACGTTCCGTTGTGTTTCAGACCAGCCTTTTTATCGGTTGCTTTTTTGCCGTTATTCTCCGATGATTCTATGTACTCGAGCAACTCATCGACGTTCtatggaaaataaaagagcgTTGAGCAATTTGTGTTTCAAGGACCGAACAGCGGGACGAACTTACGCGATGTCCGACGAAACCCGgaatttcttttgcatatAAAACGTTTTCGtctttgccttttttcttgttcttgcCGCGTTGAGCCCCTTTGGACGTCGAAATTCCGCTCCCATTACTCACCGATGTCATATTGAGGGTGCTTGTCCCAGGCGGGCTTGTCCGTTGCAAGAGAGTTGAAATGGACGTTCCATTGACGCTCCCGAAAGGATTGCCGTTCTCATCCATACGGGTATCGCTAACACCTGAAAAGATAGGGCGTCGTGAAGTTATAGCTAAATTTCATGTGTGGCCTTTGTACCTCCAGTATGACGGTGAATTCGCCGCTGGAGAGGTATACCATCTTCAACCAAGGATCCATTAATTGTATTGGGCCTGTTTACTTCTTGATTGGCAGTAGCGTCAAAAGGTACAAACGGGATCGCTGCATCAACTTCGCATCGAATAGTACCGTACTCTTTTGAACCTTTTGACAAGAGGTTTTTCGTTAGCCCAACGTGCTCGGAAGAACACATTTCTGAGTCCTGCTCCATCGGTTCTATACCACCTATCAAAAAGGAATTTAAACACATTAAAGTTTGACTAGCGAAACAAGGTTACGGGCGTGGTGTACATGTGGAACTTGAGGGTTCAGTCCTGCGGACGGGACGATTATTCCAACGCTCAGGAAATTTGTCTTCCGATTCAGCCATTCCTTCCATGTTAATCACGCAGTCATGGGTCAAACGGGAAGATTCGGTATGAACGTTTTCTGTACTCGTCAAAACTAATTCATCGAGTTTGACACTGATGTTCGAGCCTCTTGCTACATCACAGGGCAAAGATCCTCCTTCCCGTTTGCGTGGACTCCCGAGAGTCGAACCGCTGTCTGATGTGTCGTGACGTTTTCTCCGGCGCACACTACCCCGCTCACTGTAGACAATACTAGGTTACAAATTGAAGTAAAACAGGACCTTTTTCATGCAAAAGTTGAACCTCTGGCTATGAGATGAAATATTTTGCAAAGATCCTCCTTTTCTGTTGCTGCCTGCCACAGTGTTTGATTGAACTGAAGATACTCCTGAATTTAGATGAGAAAATGGTACACTGCTCTCCTTTCTTGATCTTCGTCTGCGCTGCTGAGTAGCAGGGTTTGATGTGTTCTGAGTTGGTCTGAAGGCAGGAGGACTTTCTTCACCAGACTCTTGAGTCTCCCTTaataaggcctagaaaaaatttttcaaaatgaaaatatgcATTCGCTGTCCCCAAGACAGATGCTAATTCTTGTCTTgatttaaaaagcaaaaactttGCAAATAAATAGTTACTTGAAAGAGTTCGGATCCTTTCTCCCCATCCCGTTTTCCACTATACTGCAACACTTCGTCCAATAGGGCTTGTAGTTCAGCTTCTGGAAGGTTGTCTATTCTGACTATTTCTGTTGCCTGTATATGGAAGAACGCAAACAGCATTTTAATAAATCCATCCACCCATTACTCTTTGATGGCCCCATCTGGTGTGGTCACACACTTCAAACTAATTCAACTAACTTAAAGacaatttgatttttccataTTTCCCATTCTTGAAGCAACTTTTAGATAGAAAAGCTACAGCCACCCAAATATTTTTGTTCGATCATCGTGACAAATATATAGAAATGAAACACACAGTGACGGAATTGGCAAAATGCAGCCCACCACCATAAAACGAGGATTTTGTCAGGCGTATTCACCTTTTTAGGTTGTTTTTTTGAACCGTTGACTGAATTCAGTTTGAGGGCTAGTAGTTTATTCCTGACTTTTGCGCTATTTGGCAGAGAAGGCCCGCTGGCTGAGGTTGTTTCAGCAGTTAGCAAGTCAGTCGAGGGCTCAGCCATCTTGATGTGAATCGAGCTCACTAATATTTTAGAATCGATTACGGAGAGGGAACCGATTCAATAAAACCTGCAGATAAAGATTTCTTCTCGTAAATACTTGTTACCGTTCGTTTAATGGTGCATAGTCAcgtaaaacaattaattttctAGTACTGAATCGATATTTTTCTCTTATCAGAATAATTATCCAATTTAATTATAATTTCTTTCGATGACGTAGAAAAGTCCAGATGAATTCACCCCTATGGCGATTGCTGGAACCAAAAAATGTCAGACTGACAGTCGAACCTCGAAACGTTGAAAAGTGGTCGTCGGAAGATTGCCTAATCCAATAAAGCTTTCTGTATTTCACGATCGAGATGGCAGACAATAATATATTTCTATTTGTGCCCAATTTGATTGGTGAATATTAAGATTTCTTACCTATTAGCATTTGATCTTCTTACAAATTTTCTTTCACAGGATACGCTCGTGTCGTCTTGGGTATCGGCTCCTTGTATTTTATGCCAACCCATCATGTCCTAGCTGCGTCATTGTACATCCTCAGTGGGTTTCTTGACGCATTCGATGGACATGCCGCAAGAATTCTAAACCAAAGTAAAAAGGATAACTTATTGTGTGCTTTGCAAGGTGCATTTCCATAACAAGTTCTGATTGATTTCGCAGGTACTAAGTTTGGTGCTATGCTGGACATGTTGACAGACCGCTGTGCCACTATGTGTTTGCTGGCCACTTTGGGAACATTTTATCCAAGCTATCTGTTTTTCTTCCAGTTGGTCATGGTTGTGGATATATCTTGCCATTGGATTCATCTTCACACATCTGTCATCTCAGGCATAACATCCCACAAAACCATTGGTGAAGAAGAGAATGCACTTCTGCGTTTTTACTACACTTCGAGACCATTCCTGTTTTGTATGTGCACCGGAAATGAGCTTTTCTATTCCATGCTATATCTCCTACATTTCACATATGGCTACACATGTAAGGcattactttatttttatgcaAACCACCAAATTAATGTTTATTTGATCTTTTCAGTTTTGGGCATGAGCATAATCAAGATGTTGGTAGTTTTGCTCTTCCCTGTAGCTGTCTTGAAGTTGCTTCTGGCCCTTATGCAAGGAGGTTCTGCTTGGCGCAAACTTGGTTACATTGACATTAAGGAGAGGGAGGAATCAGATAAGAAGCAATAAATCCCTCAATTACCTAGTCAACTTGTTTACTCTGTTAACATAAAGTATGCTTTGAGATTATTTATTTGGTTCCATATatcaaaattgatttttttttcagtacttAATTTGTCGATAATTCTAAAAAATGTTCACCCATTCCCAAAGATGAAGATACAACGCGAAATTTCCCAGATGACAAGAAGTCGTCATCTGAACGAGATTTTTAGTTTTATCCTCGcccaaaacgaaaaattattCTATCTCCATTTTGAACGTTAGTTCCCAGTCCGTTATCCAGTGTAGCAACCGGCTGAGGAGCTTGATTTGACCCGGGAGGAATCCGGAACACCCTCCATGACCAGTTGTTTTTACTGTCGTTGACTACGCTGTTCAATCCGGTCAGTTGTGTTCCCCCATTTGCTGCTTCCGTCGCGAACCTGTTCCAATGCGAGAATTATAAAATTATATCAATGTTTACCTGTTCGAAATACCAGCCCCTcaataaaatgtaaaagaaataTGCACTTACTTAAATGCCCGTGGGTGTTTGGCAGATTGCTCGTTCATTATCTGTAATATGGTTTGGCCAGGAGCAGTGTCTACTTTGGTTTCAACAGTCGTCTGGGCGTAGATATTGTCCTCTATGGAGAGTAGCATTCTTATCTGATTACTGCGGATGGGATTGCCAGCAGTTTTTGCAGCTTATGCGGTcgtaaaaaatatataatatgtATAACATTATATCGTTGGTCATGTATAGTCAGGATCAAGAAGACTAAACTAACCTGGGCAAGAGACTGTACGAACGTCAAGTCCTGAGCGGCCAATCAGCGTTGGCAACActatagacgtaaaaactgGGTTACCAAAACTTCCCGTTTCCTTATCTTGATCCTGGAGAATGTAGTTAAGGGCCGCTGCTACGTTAATCGGGAGATTAACCGTTCCTACTGCATTCGCTGCCTAGATACGAAAAGGTTTCAAATTTGATGCCATTAAAATCCTTAGGATCATAGGGATAAACCAAAAATAGTTTCTGTGGAATTGCATTTTAACCTGTACGGCAATACTGGTAGAGATAAGATCATCAAAACCACCGTCTTTTTCCTGCTTGCCCTTAACGTACGCGATTTGCCGAGTACTAATCCCGGCGACTAGTGGGTCGACTGGGCCAGACCTATCCTTCAAACACTTCATGGCCAAAATGGCCATACTGGAACTATGGGAgatacaaatgaaaaaattatattttaaaatttaaacgtATGGAAGAAAATTTGAACAAAATCGAGTACCCTTCTACGCAGAAGGCACAACTTCCCGAGGTAGGTTTCAGTTCGCTGTTAATACGTTGAATGGCTGCTGGTGGAACAGGTGCACCAGCATTGCAAAGTGCGGAAACTGCCGCAATCACTTGTCCTACATTTCTTTCGAGTAAAGACCAAACATTTCCGTATAGATATTTCTAATCTATTAAAGTAGATGTTTTGGGAGGGGACGTACTTGGTACCGGATCCAGAAGGGATGCTATCAATTCTGCGAGTTAACATGGTCACTAAATTATGACCGTAAAAATTCTATGCCAAAAGACAAACGAAAGTtataattaaaacaaaacaaaattagatGAATAGAATAAGATTGGATTTTTAATCGACAATAGACCAAACCTCTGGGTTCTGACAGGTGGCGAGCAAACCGTTGATGTATTGAGCACCCTCTTCAGAAGACAGTGATGTCATGTTTGCACTCCTGTTGATTGGATCGAATTTGAAAGAACAGgttaaaagaattttcattAACTTATCACAAAACCAGAGCCTTACTTAACGAGGCCGTTGAGGATTTCACTATTCATGTGCCTAATAGCCAGCTCAGCTTTTTCCTTATTAGCAGGATTGAAAAGCCAGCCATTATCAACTAATTGCAGTGCGGTTAGAACGCGGATCGTGTTCGAATCGTCCCAGCCTCCAGTTAGTCTTGTAGGAGCGCCCGGAAGCGGTTCAATCCACTCTTTCAATAACCATTCTGTAGCCTTAGTTCTTGCTTGGTTCGTATCGGAAAGGGCCACTATAAACATTCAAAGCAAAgataaatggaaaaaaaacatgtatTAGAAAAATGTTTACAAGGGTGGCACATGGCAGATAAATTACCTTGGCAACGGCCTAGTCGGATAACGACCAGCGCGACGAACACAAATATACCAAAATAGAACATTGTCTAAGAGTACAGCAAGTCCGAATGGAACTAACAGATGGAATGGTTCGACTGTTTCGATTTATAAAGTGTCTTATTATCAAAATATGATTCTGTTAGACATGACTCACAGGTGCCCAAGGCCGTGTCCTCGCTAATTACTGGGAACACCCCGATAACAATATACGCAAAACACTTTGATTTTCTTGAGGATCTTTCTTAGCATTATCGATATTTAGGAAGGCCAATATTCGGTCAGCCTGAAAGAAATCTCAAAAATAATCCCACAAGAATAGGACCTTCAAGGACTTGGAGCTTTGGTAACTTTTACTCAAAAAAGGTAAGTTATGTATGGCTTCACTAAACATCTTTCGACTATTATCCTCTTCCAGAGAAGACCCATCTTACAAAATTATAATTCCGACATTCGAGTTTATTTGACAGTTTTTCCTCCAACACTAAATTTCATATTGAAAGTCTCTTTTCCgtttaaaaacattaaaaacctTTGGGTAAGTGTATTTTTTAGGACAAAATAATGATTTCAACTTTGCTCCTAAACACGATGACGAAGCAACAATGTGGGATATGAGAAATCTttctcgaaaaaaaagggaacacgagtttcatttaaaaaaaaaaaggagactTTAAACGCCAAGTTA
This sequence is a window from Daphnia magna isolate NIES linkage group LG7, ASM2063170v1.1, whole genome shotgun sequence. Protein-coding genes within it:
- the LOC116926209 gene encoding uncharacterized protein LOC116926209 encodes the protein MAEPSTDLLTAETTSASGPSLPNSAKVRNKLLALKLNSVNGSKKQPKKATEIVRIDNLPEAELQALLDEVLQYSGKRDGEKGSELFQALLRETQESGEESPPAFRPTQNTSNPATQQRRRRSRKESSVPFSHLNSGVSSVQSNTVAGSNRKGGSLQNISSHSQSERGSVRRRKRHDTSDSGSTLGSPRKREGGSLPCDVARGSNISVKLDELVLTSTENVHTESSRLTHDCVINMEGMAESEDKFPERWNNRPVRRTEPSSSTCGIEPMEQDSEMCSSEHVGLTKNLLSKGSKEYGTIRCEVDAAIPFVPFDATANQEVNRPNTINGSLVEDGIPLQRRIHRHTGGVSDTRMDENGNPFGSVNGTSISTLLQRTSPPGTSTLNMTSVSNGSGISTSKGAQRGKNKKKGKDENVLYAKEIPGFVGHRNVDELLEYIESSENNGKKATDKKAGLKHNGTLVKESSSKMKPKEKKSSKLLHRQTNPNQEDSEDSDTAGGDSVNSPVRKDDDYIFRAKAEGVEELEAAVAAAAADFQTVTKRQRRKKRNSLSNSTTGNKTKELLEQSHMNLFYNASSPSVMMRPPRQPPGNASGSQVAIQISGGTVGNGLGGSNEAAKKMVASVPPSEPSDLDSDGGDSVHSLPVQPSAPLFPHPPLYQQPPPSGNSISYADIMRSEQQHHTKSDVVFLAESSQPIDVKQQCATNAAIQIVGTNPLGPAPLTDLVAPAATFTAAANVPCNRVAPRSTLSGVPLRRAASLPPASPSVETPPVVIVGSSSSTQVDVTFGFELNEQLLALSVQPSTPPQPPKETQSSLLSSPEAYTEPIMVSFSPEPSSETKLETEFFPPTSTPLSSSPEMATTPTAVDFASRYRERPELLNPPVSRRSYEIVDFISQAWKRIERKLDEQQQQRGVGSNGGLALQSSIRVYTLE
- the LOC116926217 gene encoding CDP-diacylglycerol--inositol 3-phosphatidyltransferase; amino-acid sequence: MADNNIFLFVPNLIGYARVVLGIGSLYFMPTHHVLAASLYILSGFLDAFDGHAARILNQSTKFGAMLDMLTDRCATMCLLATLGTFYPSYLFFFQLVMVVDISCHWIHLHTSVISGITSHKTIGEEENALLRFYYTSRPFLFCMCTGNELFYSMLYLLHFTYGYTFLGMSIIKMLVVLLFPVAVLKLLLALMQGGSAWRKLGYIDIKEREESDKKQ
- the LOC116926215 gene encoding cobalamin binding intrinsic factor, which translates into the protein MFYFGIFVFVALVVIRLGRCQVALSDTNQARTKATEWLLKEWIEPLPGAPTRLTGGWDDSNTIRVLTALQLVDNGWLFNPANKEKAELAIRHMNSEILNGLVKSANMTSLSSEEGAQYINGLLATCQNPENFYGHNLVTMLTRRIDSIPSGSGTKNVGQVIAAVSALCNAGAPVPPAAIQRINSELKPTSGSCAFCVEGSSMAILAMKCLKDRSGPVDPLVAGISTRQIAYVKGKQEKDGGFDDLISTSIAVQAANAVGTVNLPINVAAALNYILQDQDKETGSFGNPVFTSIVLPTLIGRSGLDVRTVSCPAAKTAGNPIRSNQIRMLLSIEDNIYAQTTVETKVDTAPGQTILQIMNEQSAKHPRAFKFATEAANGGTQLTGLNSVVNDSKNNWSWRVFRIPPGSNQAPQPVATLDNGLGTNVQNGDRIIFRFGRG